A stretch of the Lolium perenne isolate Kyuss_39 chromosome 3, Kyuss_2.0, whole genome shotgun sequence genome encodes the following:
- the LOC127342204 gene encoding WRKY transcription factor 6, whose amino-acid sequence MDKGHLGGGGLALDASPRPLGFLNLLSPPPFHRSMEADDSSGRGRRSVEVDFFSDEKKNMKKSRVSAADAEDEEEEERNKGQDAASIKKEDFTINLLPGNNNNARSDRSTVVDDDAASRRHAEDKNSRNASELAAMQAELSRMNEENQRLRGMLTQVTNSYQALQMHLVALMQQRNQLQLPPAQPQQPPHHEDGGKTEQVAMVPRQFLGLGPSGAGGADVVEEPSNSSTEVGSPRRSSSNGNDDPEPAAAAMTGQQLGVAPKGHDQQQQQQAQEATMRKARVSVRARSEAPIIADGCQWRKYGQKMAKGNPCPRAYYRCTMATGCPVRKQVQRCAEDRSILITTYEGTHNHPLPPAAMAMASTTSAAASMLLSGSMPSADGQGLMSSNFLARTVLPCSSSMATISASAPFPTVTLDLTHGPHGPPPPNALPLSAARPAAPGQFQIPLPGGGMAPAFAMPPHMLYNQSKFSGLHMSSDSSSVDVAQFAQPRPPAMGQLSDTVSAAAAAITADPNFTVALAAAITSIIGGQHAAAAAGNSNANNNNNTNRNNDNNNDDVTMTTSNNTNSETQ is encoded by the exons ATGGACAAGGGCCACCTCGGTGGCGGCGGACTCGCTCTCGACGCGTCGCCGCGCCCGCTCGGATTCCTCAACCTGCTCTCGCCGCCGCCCTTCCACAGGAGCATGGAGGCGGACGACAGCAGCGGTAGAGGGCGGAGGTCCGTGGAGGTGGacttcttctccgacgagaagaagaacatgaagaagagcCGGGTCTCGGCCGCCGAcgcggaggacgaggaggaggaggagcgcaatAAGGGCCAGGACGCGGCGTCCATCAAGAAGGAGGACTTCACCATTAAC CTCCTTCCGGGGAACAACAACAACGCGAGGAGCGACCGGTCGACGGTGGTGGACGACGACGCGGCGTCCCGGCGGCACGCGGAGGACAAGAACAGCCGGAACGCCAGCGAG CTGGCGGCGATGCAGGCGGAGCTGAGCCGCATGAACGAGGAGAACCAGCGGCTGCGGGGGATGTTGACCCAGGTCACCAACAGCTACCAGGCGCTGCAGATGCACCTCGTCGCGCTCATGCAGCAAAGGAACCAGCTGCAGCTGCCTCCGGCCCAGCCGCAACAACCTCCGCATCACGAG GATGGCGGTAAGACCGAGCAGGTTGCCATGGTGCCCAGGCAATTCCTTGGTTTGGGTCcctccggcgccggcggcgctGATGTGGTGGAGGAGCCGTCCAACTCGTCCACGGAGGTCGGGAGCCCGCGTCGGTCCTCGTCCAATGGAAACGACGACCCTGAGCCAGCGGCTGCCGCCATGACCGGCCAGCAGCTAGGGGTAGCGCCCAAGGGCCAtgaccagcagcagcagcagcaggcgcAGGAGGCCACCATGAGGAAGGCCCGCGTATCCGTTCGCGCGAGATCAGAAGCTCCAATC ATCGCCGATGGCTGCCAATGGAGGAAGTACGGGCAGAAGATGGCCAAGGGCAACCCTTGCCCACGCGCCTACTACCGCTGCACCATGGCCACCGGCTGCCCGGTGCGCAAGCAG GTGCAGCGATGCGCCGAGGACCGCAGCATCCTCATCACCACGTACGAGGGCACCCACAACCACCCGCtcccgccggcggcgatggcgatggcgtccaCCACGTCGGCCGCCGCCTCCATGCTGCTCTCGGGCTCCATGCCTAGCGCCGACGGCCAGGGCCTCATGAGCTCCAACTTCCTCGCCCGCACCGTGCTGCCCTGCTCCTCCAGCATGGCCACCATCTCCGCCTCCGCGCCATTCCCGACCGTCACGCTCGACCTCACCCACGGCCCGCACGGCCCGCCGCCGCCCAACGCCCTGCCGCTCAGCGCCGCGCGGCCGGCCGCGCCGGGGCAGTTCCAGATCCCTCTCCCCGGCGGCGGGATGGCTCCGGCCTTCGCGATGCCGCCCCATATGCTGTACAACCAGTCCAAGTTCTCCGGCCTGCACATGTCGTCCGACTCCTCCTCCGTCGATGTTGCGCAGTTCGCGCAGCCGAGGCCgccggccatgggccagctgtccGACACCGTCAGCGCGGCCGCCGCGGCGATCACTGCAGACCCCAACTTCACGGTGGCGCTCGCGGCCGCCATCACGTCCATCATCGGCGGCCAGCACGCGGCCGCTGCCGCCGGCAACAGCAacgccaacaacaacaacaacacaaacAGAAACAACGACAACAACAACGACGACGTGACCATGACGACGAGCAACAACACCAACAGCGAGACGCAATAA